In the Cytobacillus pseudoceanisediminis genome, one interval contains:
- a CDS encoding metal ABC transporter substrate-binding protein, whose protein sequence is MWPILFAIGILVLGGCSQATQEEKNTQADDEKLKIYTTIFPLQNFSEKIGGEFVEVENIVPTGSDAHSFEPTTKTMIKIAEGDAFIYLGTGIEGFADAVISAVKNEDTAIVKASEGTPLIGAQKSPEDEHEVENDEAHAGEEGEVDPHVWLDPGRSVQLAENIKNALIKIDPSQQDYFEKNFQALKADLETVDSNFESMVNESKNKTFIVAHSAYGYWEDAYGLKQIGISGLSPSAEPSQKQLEEIIKTAENAELDYILFEQNVENRVAEVIKRELGAETLTLHNLESLTEEDIQNNEDYISLMNKNIETLKQALNNT, encoded by the coding sequence ATGTGGCCAATACTGTTTGCTATTGGCATTTTGGTCCTTGGGGGATGCAGTCAAGCAACTCAAGAGGAAAAGAACACTCAAGCTGATGATGAGAAATTAAAAATTTACACGACAATCTTTCCGCTTCAGAATTTTTCAGAAAAAATTGGAGGGGAATTTGTAGAAGTAGAAAATATCGTTCCAACAGGATCTGATGCTCATTCCTTTGAACCTACAACTAAAACTATGATCAAAATCGCTGAGGGGGATGCTTTTATCTATTTAGGAACAGGAATCGAAGGGTTTGCCGATGCAGTCATTAGTGCCGTTAAAAATGAAGATACTGCCATTGTAAAAGCATCCGAAGGAACTCCTCTAATTGGAGCTCAGAAATCTCCCGAAGATGAACATGAAGTAGAAAATGATGAGGCTCATGCTGGTGAAGAGGGAGAGGTTGATCCTCATGTTTGGCTTGATCCAGGCAGATCGGTACAGCTTGCTGAAAATATAAAGAATGCATTAATTAAAATTGATCCTAGCCAGCAAGATTATTTTGAAAAGAATTTTCAGGCTCTCAAAGCTGATTTAGAAACTGTAGACTCTAACTTTGAAAGCATGGTCAACGAGTCAAAAAATAAAACCTTCATCGTTGCCCACTCTGCCTATGGATATTGGGAAGATGCCTATGGTTTAAAGCAAATTGGAATTAGCGGCCTTTCTCCTAGTGCTGAACCATCTCAAAAACAGCTTGAAGAAATCATTAAAACAGCTGAAAATGCAGAATTAGATTATATCCTTTTCGAGCAAAATGTCGAAAATCGGGTTGCTGAGGTCATAAAAAGAGAACTCGGAGCAGAAACTCTGACTCTTCACAATTTAGAATCATTAACTGAGGAAGATATTCAAAACAATGAAGACTATATAAGCTTAATGAATAAAAATATAGAAACCTTAAAACAAGCACTGAATAATACATGA